The segment GTGAAACCGGATAGTATATCATGCTTGGTATTCCCTTATCTGCCAGCAACCTGTTAATATCATCCCGATTTTTACTTTTTATCAAGATCGTATACTGATGAAACACATGGGTACTGTAATCAGCACGCGCAGGAAGTGAAAGCCAATGAATCTCCTCTAGATGTTTACTGTAAAAATTTGCCGCGCGCTGCCGATTGGCTATGTACTGATCAAGATGCTTTAGCTTGACATTCAGTATAGCCGCCTGCAATGTATCAAGGCGCGAATTCACCCCTACCCGTTCATAAAAATATTTTTTTGATTGACCATGGCCGGCAATGCTGCGCATAACCTTCGCCAGGTTTTCATCATTCGTAGTAATTGCTCCACCATCACCATAACATCCTAAATTTTTGCTAGGAAAAAATGATGTAGTACCAACATGCCCGATCGTGCCCAGTTTTTTCCGTGATCCGTCACGAAAGATATAATCGGCTCCAATGGCTTGCGCATTGTCTTCAATTACAAACAGATTATGCTCAGATGCAAGCGTCATCAGTTGTTCCATGGGAGCGGCTTGTCCAAACAGGTGTACAGCAATTATCACTTTAGTCTTTGAGGTGATCTTTCTTTTCACATCTTCTACATCAAGCGTAAAAAAACGTTCATCAACATCACAAAAAACAAGTTTGTACTTCAATAAGGCTACTACTTCGGCAGCGGCCACATAATTGAAAGCGGGCACGATTACCTCAGCGTCATCGGGTAAGTTAAGCGCCATCAAGGCTATTTGCAGGGCATCGGTTCCGTTTGCACATCCAATAACGTGTCCAACATCCAGGTAAGCGCCCAATTCCTGTTCAAATAACCTTACTGCCGGGCCGTTAATGAATGCCGTGCTTTCAATTACTTGCTGTATGGCTTCGTTTACTTCCGTTTCAATATGCCGGTACTGTCCCAGCAAATCAACCATGTGAATCTTATCCATGACTTACTTTGCTCACTACTCCATTTTGCAACTGGTACTTTTCTTTGCTCTCCGGGCAAACTGCAAAACCCGCGGCATCAAACTGCAGTTTCTGTCCGTATTCGCTCATCCATCCGCGTTGTCGAGCCGGGTTACCTACTACCAATGCATATGCGGGAACATCTTTTGTTACTACTGCACCGGCAGCAATAAAGGCAAACGATCCAATTTCAATACCGCAAATAATAGTGGCATTTGCACCAATGGAAGCGCCCTTGCGAACAAATGTCTTTTTGTATTCTGATTTACGGTTAACAGCACTGCGCGGATTAATGACATTGGTAAAAACCATGGACGGTCCAAGAAAAACATCATCCTCGCAGATTACCCCGGTATAGATAGAAACATTATTCTGCACTTTCACATTGTTTCCCAAAACCACATCCGGAGAAACCACTACATTTTGACCAAGATTACAATTTTCACCAATGCGACAGTTGGGCATGATGTGTGAAAAGTGCCAGATTTTAGTATCCTTGCCAATCACACATCCATCATCAACAATTGAGCTGGGATGCACAAAATAAGTGTCACTCATTTTTTCTTCGGAATTGATAAATACGTTCAATAATATCCACCACCTTCATTCCTTCTAATGCGTTAGCTGTTATGGTGTCGTTTCCTTTCAATGTGTTAATCACATTTTCAAAAACATAGTGATGGTTCGCAGCACTCCCTTTGAAGGGGCCATAATCATTGGGCGGATTGGTTTCCGGAAGGTCCGGCATCACATAATCCTGAATGTGGCAATACTCAATCTCATTCATATACTGACCACCCACTTTTACCGAACCTTTTGTGCCCACGACCGCGATGGAGCTTTCCATATTGGTGTCCCAAACGGAAGTGGAGAAGTTAATACAGCCCAAGCCTCCGTTCACAAATTCAAAATGAACAATACCTGAGTCCTCAAACTCAGTAGAATCCTGGTGGTTAAAATCTTTCAGCGCAGCATGGATATTTTTTACATCACCAAATACCCAAAACATAATATCAATAAAATGGCTGAATTGTGTAAACAAGGTACCTCCATCCAAGGCAAGTGAACCTTTCCACGATCCTTTCTTATAATAGCGGTTATCGCGGTTCCAATAGCAATTTACCTGCACCATCAGCACGTCACCAAGGGTTCCGTCTGACACAATTTGTTTTAACCACTTACTGGGCGGACTATACCGGTTTTGCTTAACCACAAAAACATGACGCGCTACCTGCAACGATTTTTCTACTACCCGCTCACACGATGCCCGCGATAGTCCCATTGGTTTTTCAATTACTACATGGCAACGATTGTCCAATGCCAACAACGCATGCTCAACGTGTAACCCATTGGGTGTGCAAACACATACCACATCAATATTCTTTAACGCATCGAACATCGATTGGACACTGGCAAAGAAGGGGACTTGTGAAGGATATAATTGATGCTGTTGTTGTTTTGTATCAATATCAACAATGGCCACCAACTCAGCACCGGGAAATTCATTGATGATAGTAGCATGACGTTTACCAATATGGCCAAACCCTACTACAGCAAATTTAATAGTACTCACAATTAGATATTAAACCGCAAATATATGCTTTGTTAGCCGGAAAGAGTTAGCGGATATACTTCTCAAAGTTCTTATTGTCCCGCTCGAACAAAATTTCCCGGGGCAGGCTTTTGAAGTACTCATAAGTAATCTTCAATCCTTCCGCACGTGAAACCTTAGGTTCCCAACCCAGTATCGCCTTTGCTTTTCGGATGTCGGGTTGGCGTTGCTTGGGATCATCCTTAGGCAATGGGTGGGTTATTATTTTCTGCGTGGTGCCGGTAAGCTTAATAATCTCTTCGGCAAACTGCATGATGGTAATTTCATCCGGGTTACCGATGTTCACTGGCAAATGGTAATCCGACATCAACAGCCTGTAAATACCTTCAACCTGGTCATCTACATAACAGAAAGAACGTGTTTGCGACCCATCACCAAACACGGTAAGGTCTTCGCCCCGTAATGCCTGACCGATAAAGGCCGGCAACACACGCCCGTCATTCAAGCGCATACGCGGGCCATAGGTATTGAAGATGCGCACAATACGGGTATCCAAACCGTGAAAGGTATGATAAGCCATGGTCATGGCTTCCTGAAAGCGTTTGGCTTCGTCATATACCCCGCGTGGCCCAACAGGGTTTACGTTACCGTAATATTCTTCAGGTTGCGGATGCACCAAAGGGTCGCCATACACTTCCGATGTTGAAGCGATAAGGATGCGTGCCTTCTTCACCCGTGCCAGGCCAAGCAGATTGTGAATACCCAATGAGCCCACCTTCAAGGTTTGAATGGGGATTTTCAGGTAATCGATAGGGCTGGCAGGTGAAGCAAAATGCAGGATGTAATGCAATTCACCGGGCACGTGCACAAACGAAGAAACATCGTGGTGATAAAATTCAAAATCAGGCAGCTTGAACAGGTGCTCAATGTTACGCAAATCGCCAGTGATGAGGTTATCCATGGCGACAACATGAAAACCTTCTTTAATAAACCGATCGCATAAATGGGATCCCAGAAACCCGGCTCCACCGGTAATAAGAACACGTTTTTTTGCAGCCATACCAAAAATTAAGAGCGCTAAAATATGGGAATTTTTGCAGAATGTGACATTTTACAATTTTTGACAATACGTATACCTGATAATCCGGAAACACACTTAAAGGGGTATTGAAAAAAAGATGCAAGTAACTGTGCTTCTGGGCCGCATGGCCCCGCATGTTCAGCCAGCGAACCATAATTGGTAAGATTCCGGACTATCGTATACGTAAAGTTAAATTACCAAATAAACACTGCCAGGATTACCCTTTTTAAACTATAAGCATAGAAAATAGGGATTCAACAAATCCTCTTTGTTATACCTCAACTCCTCATCCCTATCCCTCTGTTTCACTGAGATTCCCACCGCATTTACAATAGCATGAGCGGCAGCTGTATCCCATTCCATGGTTGGTGCAAAACGTGGATAAACGTCAGCCTGGCCCTCGGCCAGCAACATGAATTTTAAACTACTGCCCTTCGATACCAATGAAGGCGCTGTTAATGCATTTATAAAATCCTGAGTCTCCGGGCTCATGTGTGAACGTGAAGCCACCACACGCAAACCATTTTGCGTTAACGAAACAGGTGAGCGCTTTGGTAAAGAAATGGTTTGTCTATTTCGTTTAAGGCAGGCTTTTCCTTCAGCAGCATAGAATACATCACCACTTGCAGGAACGGCAACTACACCAAGTATTGGTTTTTCATGGTAAATAAGTGCGATGTTTACCGTAAACTCACCATTGCGTTTCAAAAATTCCTTGGTACCATCAAGCGGATCAACCATCCAGAAGTATTCCCATAGCTTTCGCTCTTCGTAGGGGATCATCTTTCCTTCTTCACTAAGAATGGGCAAGCCCGTTTCCTTTAGAACAGAAACAATGGCAGCATGTGCGCGCTTATCCGCAAGGGTTAACGGTGATTTATCATCTTTCGATTCGGTTTGAAAATCGCTCGATTGATAAACTTCCAGTATTTCATTACAGGCAATTTCAGCCGCTTCAATAGCAGAAACCAGTACTTCGGATATTTTCATAGTAGCAATAACAACTAACGAACAACTAATAACAAAAAACTAACAACCATTTCATCAAATTAAACGATCATCCCCGCAGCCACCGTTTCATTTGTCCCTTCATCTACAAAAATCAGGCTTCCGGTAATGCGATTTTTGCGGTAGCTATCAAATGACAAGGGTTTTGCCGTGCGGAGTTTCACCCGTGCAATATCGTTCATCACCAATTGCTCTACTCCTTCAACGCGTTGCAAAGAATTAATATCCAACTTGTATTGTATTTCCTTTAAGACGCCACGCGTTTCGTGCGTGGTGTGACGAACATAAAATTTGGAATTCAGGTTTACGGGACGTTGGTTCATCCAGCACAACATGACGTCAATATCCTGTGCCACTTCGGGTTGGTTGTTTGGCTTGGAAATAATATCGCCACGGCTAATGTCAATCTCGTCTTCAAGGGTCATGATTACTGACATGGGTGCAAAAGCTTCATTTAGCTTTTCGCCATTCACTTCAATGGTTTTGATTTTTGAACTAAAGCCTGATGGGAGGATCAACACATCATCACCCGGGCGGAATATCCCACCTGCCACCCTGCCGGCATAGCCCCTAAAATCCTGATGCTCGTTGGTTTGAGGACGAACAACATATTGTACCGGAAACCTGCTGTCAATATGGTTGTAGTCACTTTCAATATGAACAGACTCCAACATGTGCAACAATGTAGCGCCCTGGTACCAACCCATATTCTCCGAACGGTTCACCACGTTATCGCCATTCAATGCACTGATCGGAACAAATTGAATATCAGAAACCTCCAACTTCGAAGAGAATGCCTTGTAATCTTGAACGACTTTATCAAACACAGTCTCTGCATAATTTACCAAATCCATTTTATTAATACACACGACAATGTGCGGTATCTTCAGCAATGACGCTATGAATGAATGGCGATACGTTTGTTCTATCAACCCCTTACGTGCGTCTATTAATATCAGTGCCAGGTTTGCAGTGGAAGCACCGGTTACCATATTGCGGGTGTATTGAATGTGTCCGGGCGTATCGGCAATTATAAATTTGCGCTTGGGGGTGGCAAAGTAGCGGTAGGCCACATCAATGGTAATGCCCTGTTCCCGCTCGGACTTTAACCCATCCGTAAGCAAGGAAAGATCAACATAATCAAAACCCTTTTTTGCACTGGAGGTTTGAACGGCTTCGAGCTGATCTTCAAAAATTGATTTGCTGTCATACAACAAGCGGCCAATTAATGTACTCTTGCCATCATCGACACTGCCTGCTGTTGTAAAACGTAATAATTGATTTTGGTAAGGATTCATTTGATTAGGTTTCAGTTCGCTTTTTATGTTGGTAATTAATGTTTAAGTAAACAACGTTGAAGTTATCGATATCCGATTTAGAGATCTGTCGTGTTTGAAAAGAATAGCCCGGCTCAAGAGTCCATGCAGCAATTTTCCACGGAAAAGAAACATTGATCCTGTTTTGATCAAACCAGTTTACTTCCACACCTGTCAATCGATCGCGCACAAAAAACTCGTTTGAAATATTCATGTGGATATTTGCGAAGACCTCCATCATAAATCCCAATCGTGTACGCCACCGTAGCTCTTCAAATTGCTGATCACTAACTGTAAAGAAACGCTCTTCTAAACCTGTTCGGATTTGAAAGCGCTTGCTGAAAAAGTTTCTGCCTACAAATTGAGCGAACCTGAATTCCTTAACCTCTTCGCCATCTTCCGGATCGCGATAAAAAAAAGTAAATGGGGATAATTGAATAAACGTATTGTGTTTACTAAATACCAGGTACCATCGAAATGTATATAATTTAAACCGGCTCTCGACAAAGGCATTCGATTGCTGATCCCTGTATTGTACTTCGAAATCTTGTTTAAACGTATTGGAATGCATCACGCCAAAAGTAAACCGTGACCATACTTCATGCCCATACTCCTGCGCATGGGCTCCACTGCCTATGCAGGTTAATATCCAACCAATTAAAAGTAACCGGACCATTAAAAATATCCTTGCCTTTTTCTGTCTTCCATAGCTGTTTCTCCACGCTTATCATCCGCACGTGTACCGCGTTCAGTTTTGCGTGAAGCAGCTACTTCGGCAATAATTTTCTCCATCGTATCAGCCTCCGATTCCACCGCCCCGGTAATCGGCATATCGCCACAGGTTCTAAAACGCACACGCTTTATTATTGGCTTTTCATCGGGCTTAAGTTTTAGCCAGGGCGATGTTGATAAAATGGCCCCATCCCGAAGGATTACTTCACGATCATGTGCATAATACAATTTGGGTATGGGGATATTTTCGGTATATAAATATTGCCACACATCCATCTCCGTCCAGTTTGAAATAGGGAACACCCGGAAATGCTCGCCCTGGTTTTTCCTGCCATTGAAAATATTCCACAGTTCCGGTCGCTGGTTTTTCGGATCCCACTGGCCAAACTCATCGCGATGGGAAAAGAAGCGCTCTTTGGCCCTTGCTTTTTCTTCATCCCTGCGCGCCCCGCCCATAGCGGCATCGAATTTATGTTGCTCGATGGTATCCAATAAGGTTACCGTTTGCAAGGCATTGCGGCTGGCGTTATAACCTGTTTCCTCCTTAGCCCTACCTTTATCAATACTTTCCTGAACAGACCCCACCACCAATTGAACACCTAATTCGTTGATGAGCCAATCGCGGTATTCCATGGTTTCGGGAAAATTGTGACCGGTGTCGATATGCACCAAGGGAAAAGGAATGCGTGCCGGGTAAAATGCTTTGCGCGATAAGTACGCCAGTACGATAGAATCCTTTCCGCCCGAAAACAGCAATGCCGGTTTTTCAAATTGCGCTACCACTTCACGGATAACATAGATTGCCTCCGATTCAAGTTCCTGCAAATGGCTTAAATAATATTGACTCATACGAGTGTGGATTGATGATTTAAGATTTTAAACAGATGCGTACTTTATTTTCGGAAGTATGCCCTGGTTCAGTACCTGAAGCGATTCTTCAACAGAAAACTTATGCGTTTGCAAAACAATATCCGGGCGTTCCGGCAACTCATAGGGCGAATCAATTCCTGTAAAATTTTTTACTTCGCCCGCCCGTGCTTTTTTGTATAAACCTTTTACATCGCGTTGCTCGCACACCTCCAACGGTGCATCAACAAACACTTCAATATAATTTTCGCTGCCTACAATCGCTTTCACTTGATCACGGTCGGCTTTGAAGGGTGAAATAAAAGCCGACAAAACAATAATACCCGCATCCAACATCAACTTGGCAACCTCCCCTATCCTGCGGATATTCTCAACACGGCCTTCATTGGCAAACGATAAGTCCTTGTTTAAACCCGTGCGGATGTTATCACCATCCAACAAATAGGTTTTAAAGCCTTTGGCATGAAGTTGCGCCTCCAACTGAACCGCCAAGGTCGATTTACCTGAACCTGAAAGTCCGGTGAACCAGATAAGCCGTGAACGTTGTTGCAGTAACTGCTCACGTTGTTGTTTGGTTACCTGGGTTTGTATGGGATAGAGGTTCATTCGATATTTGGTTGTTCGTTGATCATTGATGGTTATTCGTAAATCATAACGCGTACTTCGTACCTCATAATTATAGTTGGTAGTACCACGCAATAAAGCCTATGCAAATTACTGAATAAACCACCGTTAGCGGTGTGCCAACTTTTACAAAATCCTTGAAAGTATATCCACCGGGGCCATAAACCATCAGGTTAGTCTGGTAGCCGATGGGTGTCATGAAGTCGCCTGAAGCGGCAAAGGCTATGGCAACAAAAAACGGGGTTGATGGAATTTCCAATTGCTGCGATAACGACATGGCAATCGGGAACATGATTGATACCGCTGCCGGATTGGTTACCAACGCTGTAAGAAATATCGTAACAACAAACAAGGCACTTAACACCCCAACCGCACCTACTGCTTGACCTGTTTTTATGAGGGCTGTCGCAACAAGCGCTGCAGTACCCGATTTTTCCAAAGCTACACCTATGGCCAGGGAGCAAACCAACACCATAAGCAGGTTGAAATCCAAATGTCGTTTGATTTCAGTAAGGTTAAGGATTCCCAAAAAGATAAGGGCCGTGAGGATTATAAGTGTTGCCGTGAAAAGCGGCAACACACCAACAATCCCTGCCAGCAGCATCAAAAAGCTTCCTATACCTACCCAATATTTCCAGGCTGGCTTTTTGTACTCTACTTTTTGCGGAACAGAAAAGTAAAACAAATCCTTCTCATGCTGCACAGGATCAATATCATCGCCCGATAATAACAATAAAAAGTCGCCACCGGCCAGTTGCATTTCACCCACTTTCCCGGAAATGCGCTTGCCGTTTCGGTGCATAGCTACAATAGAGGCGTTGTACTTTCTGCGAAAGTCTGAATCTTTTATGCGCCTGCCAATCAATTCAGAGTTGGCCGGTATTACGGCTTCGATAAAGTTAAATTGGTTTTGCGTCTCAAGACTTTCCTGTTTGGGAATACGAAGGCCGTTATCCTGGTGAATTAAATTATAGATCGACTGTGTGTTTCCCGAAAAGAACAGGGTATCGCCTGCTTCCAGCTTTTCATCAGGCGACACAGGCGAAATCACTTCATCATGCCGAATTATCTCCACCAAAAAAAGATCTTGCAGGTTGCGTAAGCCAGCTTCCTTAACAGTTTTACCGGTTAAAGACGAACCTTCAAAAATTTCTGTTTCAACGATGTATTCTTTTAGGTTTAAGCGTACATCTTCAATTTTATTTACATTTTCAGGAAGCAACTTATAACCCACAAAATAAAGGTAAAGCCATCCGGCCACGGTTACCATTAAACCCAGGAAAAGAAAATCCTTAAAACCTAGTAAGGGCAGGTTGTATTCCGTCATTAACCCAACCAATACAAGGTTTGTTGATGTACCGATTATCGTGATCATGCCACCTAAAATAGTGGCGTATGATAAGGGTATTAAAAGTTTGGAGGCTGGGGTGTTGGTACGATCGGCCCAATCTTTAACATAAGGTATAAGAAAAGCTACGATTGGTGTGTTGTTGAGAAAAGCAGAGATAGAGGATGACACCACCATCATCCGGAGTAAAAATGCTTTGGGCTTCAGGGATGTATTGAACAACCTGGAAAAAAAATCGGTACCGAAAACAGAACGAATACCTGCCGTAACCAAAATCAATAGAAAGATGACAATAATTTGCTGATTACTTAATCCCTTAAGAAGTTCGGTAGGGTTAATAACACCCGCAAGCAGCAGTGCCAACACTGCTATAAAAAATGAAAGCGCAGGATTAAACCACTCGCGGTAAAGTGAAATCACCAACAGGACCACAATCCCTAAAACAAGTCCTTGAATGATTGTAAACTCCACTAATTCGGTAGATTTTAAAGGCAAATATAGAAAAAAGGGATAATCGACAAGTGCCTTCTCTGCCGGGTTAGGGGTTTAGGATTCAGTCAAGCGACTTCTGGAGGTCCCAGAACTTTTTAAGGTTCGTAACAAACATCTCCATTTGTTGCAAGGGAATCATGTTTGGGCCATCGCTTAACGCCTTGTCGGGATTGGGGTGTGTTTCAATGAAAAAGCCATCAACACCGGTTGCTGCTGCTGCACGTGCCAGAAAGGGAGCAAACTCACGTTGGCCACCCGATGTGCCGCCCAAACCACCAGGTTGCTGAACCGAGTGTGTAACATCAAAAATAACGGGCGTAAACTGGCGCATGATGGGAAGTGAACGCATATCCACCACCAGGGTATGATAGCCAAAGCTGGCACCGCGCTCCGTGAGGAACACATTGTTGTTGCCTTCTCCCCGTACTTTGTCAACAGCATACTTCATATCCGCAGGCGCCATAAACTGCCCCTTCTTTACTTTCACAGCTTTACCTGTTCGGGCTGCCGCTTTCAGCAAATCAGTCTGGCGACAAAGGAAGGCAGGTATTTGCAGTACATCAACCACCTGCGCCACTTCAGCACATTGATACGATTCGTGCACATCCGTAACGATAGGCACTTTTAAATTTTGCTTCACCATGTCCAGTATTTCAAGGCCCATATCCATGGAGGGACCCCGGTACGACCCGGATGAAGTTCGGTTGGCCTTATCGAAAGAGGCCTTAAAAACATAATCGATACCAAGTTTTTCACATAATGTTTTCATGTGGGTGCCAACCTCCATGCAAATATCAAAGCTCTCCGCTGCACATGGGCCGGCAAACAGCACCATGCGGTTACTACCTAATTTGATTTTTTCCGTTATCGATACAGTATCTCTGAATTTCTCCATAATCAGTTGTTCACAATTTTATCCAACCTGCCGCTGGCTGCGAGAATCAAATCTGCAACTTCCCTAAACACCCCCTTGCCGCCTTTTCTGTTGGTAACCAGATCGGCTTTGTCCTGAACATAACTCATGGCATCAGCCGGGCAGGCGCTTAAACCAACCAGGCCAAAAACACCAAGGTCATTAATGTCATCCCCGATATAAGCTACCTCTTTTGTTTTAAGCTTGTAATGCTGCATAAGCTTTTTGCAAACCTCGGCTTTATCCATTATGCCTTGGTGGCAGAAATCAACTTTAAGCTCGGCACACCGCTTGGTTACAACTGCCGATTCGCGGCCTGTAATGGCTCCTGTTATAATGCCTGCTTTTTTCAGGTAACTAACAATAAAACCATCTTTAACATTAAATGCTTTTATCTCTCTTCCGGAATCATCATATATGATTTTTCCATCGGTGAGCACGCCATCCACATCAAAAAAAATGGCCTTAATAAACGAAGCCTTTTTTACCTGTTCTTTCGTGTACTGATCAAGAAGCTTTTTCAACGGGTCGGAGTAAGTTTTCTCGTTAAGAAGTGCGAAAATTAGGAAAAGCTTTTTAAGTTGGAAAATTGTTACGGTTTGCCGGGCAACTAACCACCTCAAATCTTCAGTCTATGAAAATCGTTAAGTTCCTCATTAGCCTCACCATTACCATTTTGCTTGTTTGGTCACTCAGTGAAAGTTGGGTGGTGGGCGGTAGTCGCATCCCTCCGTTGGGCAAGTTTCTTGATCCGTTTCATGGATTCTGGCAAAACATTGAATCAAAAAAACATACGCTGGCCGGGAAGCTTGACATTCCCGGCTTGAAAGAGCCCGTGACCATCGTGTTCGATAGCCTCATGATCCCCCATGTATTTGCACAAAACGATGAAGACCTTTACCTGGCGCAAGGCTATATAACCGCCCTTCACCGCTTGTGGCAAATGGAATTTCAAACCCATGCAGCAGCCGGAAGGATTTCAGAATTAATCGGTGCAGGAAAGGACGATGCTGTTTTAAATTACGACAGAGGGCAACGCAGGTTGGGAATGGTGTTCGCAGCCGAGAATGCTTTTAGAAGAATGGAGGCTGACCCGTTGGCAAAAATGGTAGCTTTTAAATATGCTGAGGGGATTAATGCTTACATACAATCCTTAGCCTACAAAGACTTTCCTTTAGAATATAAACTCATGGACTATGCGCCCGAGGAATGGACACCCATAAAATCTGCTCTGCTGTTGCGTAGCATGGCACAAACCTTAAACATAGGTGATAAAGACATGCAAATGACCAATGCCCTGGCCCTGTTCGGCAAAGAAATGGTTGATCTCCTTTATCCGGATTTAGAGCCCATGGGCGACCCGATTGTGGACCGTACCAACCGCTGGGGCTTTGACCCTGTGAAAATTGAAGCTACACCACCCGCTTTACCGGCTGAATTGATTGCCATTAGCGGTTTAACTACGCCCGATCCATCCATTGGCAGTAATAACTGGGCCGTTAGCGGAAGTAAAACAAAAACAGGTGCCCCCATTCTTTGTAACGACCCTCACCTTAACATTACACTCCCTTCCATATGGTATGCCATACAACTCCATTCACCTTCCGCTAATGTAATGGGGGTTTCCCTACCAGGCGCACCAGGTGTAATCATCGGCTTTAACGATTCCATTGCTTGGGGGGTAACCAATGCACAACGCGACTTAGTGGATTGGTACAAAGTAAACTTTGAAAACAGTCGAAAAGAAAAGTACGAACTGGATGGCGAGTGGAAAGAAACCAAAAAGGTAGTTGAAAAAATTACCGTGCGCGATCGCGAAACATATTTTGATACCGTGATCTATACCCATTGGGGCCCTGTACCATACGATGAAAATTACCGTGCAGAAAACAACCGCAGGCACTACGCATTTCGGTGGATTGCCCATGATGAATCGGAAGAACTGATGACCTTCTATAAACTAAACCGGGCCAAAAATCATGATGATTACATGCGCGCTTTGGATTATTACTCTTCTCCTGCACAAAACTTTGTATTCGCTTCCGTTACCGGTGATATTGCCATGCGCATACAAGGTAAGTTTCCGGTCCGCAGGAAAGGTGAAGGCAAGTTTGTGCTGGACGGAAGCAAATCCGCCAGTGGGCCGCAAGCCTATATCCCTTTTGATCAAAATGTGATGGATAAAAATCCCGAACGGGGTTTTGTTAGTTCGGCTAACCAATACCCGGCTGATGCTACCTACCCTTATTACATTAACGCGGTAAGCTATGAAGCTTATCGCAACCGCAGGATCAACAACATCCTCAGGCAATCAACTTCAGTTACCGTAAAGGATATGATGAACCTGCAAAACGACAACTACAGTATTAAAGCTGAAGAAGTTCTTCCCTTTCTATTGGAACGGTTAGACGCCTCTGGATTTAATGATGATGAAAAGTATGGTTACGAGACACTCAAAGCATGGGATTACTTTTATCATGTTGATTCAGAAAGCGCCTCGTACTTTGAAGCCTGGTGGACAAATCTCTTTCCACTGATCTGGGACGAAATGCGGAACGATGAACTGTCACTCTCCTACCCAACCGCCTGGAACACCATTAACCTGATGAAAACAAAACCTGATTTAGAATTTTATGACATCAAGAACACGCCTGAAAAGGAAACGCTAACCGATTTAATAAGGCAATCCTTTACCCAAGGCGTTTTGGAAATTGAGCAGTGGAAAAAAGACAAGGGAGTTTCCGGTAAAGTTAACTGGGCAGAATTTAAAGACACCTACATTGAACACCTTACCCGGACAGAGGCACTTGGCTTTCATGTGCAGCATGGTGGTCATGCCAATGCTGTAAATGCAGCCTCGCGCAAGCATGGCCCCTCCTGGCGGATGATCGTAAGTGTAGAAAAAAATGGCCCTAAAGCTTATGCAACATACCCGGGCGGGCAGTCGGGTAATCCGGGGAGTATT is part of the Cyclobacteriaceae bacterium genome and harbors:
- a CDS encoding Gfo/Idh/MocA family oxidoreductase; this translates as MVSTIKFAVVGFGHIGKRHATIINEFPGAELVAIVDIDTKQQQHQLYPSQVPFFASVQSMFDALKNIDVVCVCTPNGLHVEHALLALDNRCHVVIEKPMGLSRASCERVVEKSLQVARHVFVVKQNRYSPPSKWLKQIVSDGTLGDVLMVQVNCYWNRDNRYYKKGSWKGSLALDGGTLFTQFSHFIDIMFWVFGDVKNIHAALKDFNHQDSTEFEDSGIVHFEFVNGGLGCINFSTSVWDTNMESSIAVVGTKGSVKVGGQYMNEIEYCHIQDYVMPDLPETNPPNDYGPFKGSAANHHYVFENVINTLKGNDTITANALEGMKVVDIIERIYQFRRKNE
- a CDS encoding SDR family oxidoreductase, translated to MAAKKRVLITGGAGFLGSHLCDRFIKEGFHVVAMDNLITGDLRNIEHLFKLPDFEFYHHDVSSFVHVPGELHYILHFASPASPIDYLKIPIQTLKVGSLGIHNLLGLARVKKARILIASTSEVYGDPLVHPQPEEYYGNVNPVGPRGVYDEAKRFQEAMTMAYHTFHGLDTRIVRIFNTYGPRMRLNDGRVLPAFIGQALRGEDLTVFGDGSQTRSFCYVDDQVEGIYRLLMSDYHLPVNIGNPDEITIMQFAEEIIKLTGTTQKIITHPLPKDDPKQRQPDIRKAKAILGWEPKVSRAEGLKITYEYFKSLPREILFERDNKNFEKYIR
- the cysQ gene encoding 3'(2'),5'-bisphosphate nucleotidase CysQ produces the protein MKISEVLVSAIEAAEIACNEILEVYQSSDFQTESKDDKSPLTLADKRAHAAIVSVLKETGLPILSEEGKMIPYEERKLWEYFWMVDPLDGTKEFLKRNGEFTVNIALIYHEKPILGVVAVPASGDVFYAAEGKACLKRNRQTISLPKRSPVSLTQNGLRVVASRSHMSPETQDFINALTAPSLVSKGSSLKFMLLAEGQADVYPRFAPTMEWDTAAAHAIVNAVGISVKQRDRDEELRYNKEDLLNPYFLCL
- a CDS encoding DegT/DnrJ/EryC1/StrS family aminotransferase; the protein is MDKIHMVDLLGQYRHIETEVNEAIQQVIESTAFINGPAVRLFEQELGAYLDVGHVIGCANGTDALQIALMALNLPDDAEVIVPAFNYVAAAEVVALLKYKLVFCDVDERFFTLDVEDVKRKITSKTKVIIAVHLFGQAAPMEQLMTLASEHNLFVIEDNAQAIGADYIFRDGSRKKLGTIGHVGTTSFFPSKNLGCYGDGGAITTNDENLAKVMRSIAGHGQSKKYFYERVGVNSRLDTLQAAILNVKLKHLDQYIANRQRAANFYSKHLEEIHWLSLPARADYSTHVFHQYTILIKSKNRDDINRLLADKGIPSMIYYPVSLHQTAAYGFVETTKLPVAESLASLVLSLPMHTELTEDQLQYICDALARF
- a CDS encoding N-acetyltransferase; the protein is MSDTYFVHPSSIVDDGCVIGKDTKIWHFSHIMPNCRIGENCNLGQNVVVSPDVVLGNNVKVQNNVSIYTGVICEDDVFLGPSMVFTNVINPRSAVNRKSEYKKTFVRKGASIGANATIICGIEIGSFAFIAAGAVVTKDVPAYALVVGNPARQRGWMSEYGQKLQFDAAGFAVCPESKEKYQLQNGVVSKVSHG
- the cysN gene encoding sulfate adenylyltransferase subunit CysN; its protein translation is MNPYQNQLLRFTTAGSVDDGKSTLIGRLLYDSKSIFEDQLEAVQTSSAKKGFDYVDLSLLTDGLKSEREQGITIDVAYRYFATPKRKFIIADTPGHIQYTRNMVTGASTANLALILIDARKGLIEQTYRHSFIASLLKIPHIVVCINKMDLVNYAETVFDKVVQDYKAFSSKLEVSDIQFVPISALNGDNVVNRSENMGWYQGATLLHMLESVHIESDYNHIDSRFPVQYVVRPQTNEHQDFRGYAGRVAGGIFRPGDDVLILPSGFSSKIKTIEVNGEKLNEAFAPMSVIMTLEDEIDISRGDIISKPNNQPEVAQDIDVMLCWMNQRPVNLNSKFYVRHTTHETRGVLKEIQYKLDINSLQRVEGVEQLVMNDIARVKLRTAKPLSFDSYRKNRITGSLIFVDEGTNETVAAGMIV